A stretch of Candidatus Paceibacter sp. DNA encodes these proteins:
- the fmt gene encoding methionyl-tRNA formyltransferase, which yields MSTTKNLNLVFFGTSEFAVKILDKLIENGYVPSLVVTTPDKPQGRKMVLTPPPVKERITNYESRIKNQIKIIQPEKLNPSLFMIPDSEFSLFIVAAYGKIIPKSVLEIPKFGTLNVHPSLLPKFRGPSPIQSFILSGEEKTGVTIMLMDELVDHGPILSISNLKSKNSNLNAKELEEKLAELGGQMLVDVISKWVKREIKAQEQDHAKATFTKKITKEDGLVDLEKNSPEIVYRKFLAFQPWPGIYYFTEKDGSKIRVIITDMELSETGELKIKKVKPEGRNEMSYEDFLKGNR from the coding sequence ATGTCAACCACAAAAAATCTCAACCTCGTCTTTTTCGGCACTTCGGAATTTGCCGTTAAAATTCTTGATAAATTGATTGAGAACGGCTATGTTCCAAGTCTTGTCGTAACTACCCCGGATAAACCTCAGGGGCGGAAGATGGTCCTCACTCCCCCGCCGGTGAAGGAGAGAATTACGAATTATGAATCAAGAATCAAAAATCAAATCAAGATAATTCAACCGGAAAAACTTAACCCCTCTTTATTCATGATTCCTGATTCTGAATTCTCGCTTTTTATCGTTGCCGCTTACGGAAAAATAATTCCAAAATCGGTTCTGGAAATTCCCAAATTCGGAACGCTTAACGTCCACCCGTCGCTTTTGCCGAAATTTCGCGGCCCATCCCCCATCCAATCTTTTATTTTAAGCGGAGAAGAAAAAACAGGGGTGACAATAATGCTGATGGATGAACTGGTAGATCATGGGCCAATTTTGTCAATCTCAAATCTCAAATCTAAAAACTCAAATCTGAATGCAAAAGAATTAGAGGAAAAACTGGCGGAGTTGGGCGGGCAGATGTTGGTTGATGTGATTTCGAAATGGGTAAAAAGAGAAATTAAAGCTCAAGAACAAGACCACGCCAAAGCCACTTTCACCAAAAAAATCACCAAAGAAGACGGCTTGGTGGATTTGGAGAAAAACAGCCCGGAGATTGTTTACCGTAAGTTTTTAGCTTTCCAGCCCTGGCCGGGAATTTATTATTTTACCGAAAAAGATGGCAGCAAAATCCGCGTAATAATCACAGATATGGAGTTGTCCGAAACAGGCGAACTAAAAATAAAAAAAGTAAAACCGGAAGGAAGAAACGAAATGAGTTACGAAGATTTTTTGAAAGGAAACCGCTAG